A region from the Spirochaeta thermophila DSM 6192 genome encodes:
- a CDS encoding TetR/AcrR family transcriptional regulator: MGTAERRAREKEARRKAILKAARKLFLYRGFLETSMDQIAEECELSKGTLYLYFKNKEELALAIVNQTFDELLARIKEATEKARTGLEALKKVVEAYRRFYEEHVKEFSFAASLEFLAQKIGVKKESIKASYTRVDAILALIIDILKKGIQDGSIRKDIEPEKAAFAVANVIKSFLQRMAVGANLLLLGTNFSEQEIIDYTLSLFLDALSPERSST, from the coding sequence ATGGGTACGGCGGAACGCAGGGCACGGGAAAAAGAGGCCCGTCGGAAGGCCATCCTGAAGGCCGCCCGGAAACTCTTCCTCTACCGGGGGTTTCTCGAGACGAGTATGGACCAGATCGCCGAAGAGTGCGAACTCAGCAAGGGCACCCTCTACCTCTACTTCAAGAACAAGGAGGAGCTCGCCCTCGCCATCGTCAACCAGACATTCGACGAGCTTCTCGCACGGATCAAGGAGGCCACTGAGAAGGCCCGCACCGGCCTGGAGGCCCTCAAGAAGGTGGTGGAGGCCTACCGGCGGTTCTACGAGGAGCACGTGAAGGAGTTCTCCTTCGCCGCCTCGCTCGAGTTCCTCGCCCAGAAGATCGGTGTGAAGAAGGAGAGCATCAAGGCCTCCTATACAAGGGTGGACGCCATCCTCGCCCTCATCATCGATATCCTCAAAAAGGGGATACAGGACGGGTCCATCCGCAAGGACATAGAGCCGGAGAAGGCCGCCTTCGCCGTGGCGAACGTGATCAAGAGTTTCCTCCAGCGCATGGCCGTCGGCGCGAACCTCCTCCTGCTGGGGACGAACTTCTCCGAGCAGGAGATCATCGACTACACCCTCTCGCTCTTCCTCGACGCACTCTCACCGGAAAGGAGCAGCACATGA
- a CDS encoding efflux RND transporter permease subunit, whose translation MKVRVSLLYRHPWLTIGIILGITLFFAFQIPRIELDNDPFHFIPEDHPERIAFQETEDQFGEALGIVVGIETEVGTIFSPEVLSFVDALTREIEALEEVEDVTSLTNTDYIAPTPEGMEVVPIIEDPTDPSQIARLKERLLSWEMYEGVLYSPDFRATQIIVPIRSSTTEDERQHVYFAIKEFIERTPHPHMRTYIAGTPAVTVLISSNMQKDLVLLIPLVIGVLVLVLALSFRKPGGVILPLTTVIISTIWTVGLMALLGIKLSLIGTVLPVVMMAVGSAYGIHIISHYYDLIRERGGQVSEEEHEEIVASIVRHIGKSVFLAALTTMVGFGSLASSQVRPIQEFGIFSAFGVLVALVVAVTFIPALLIARHRALQVRLNNRKVEKEDLADRFMLFLYTLFSQKKGSILLFALVVVIVGIYGTTLLDKDNVLIDYFRPGTEIREADRFFRERFVGTKTFEIVVEGTEKGALTNPEVLKAMEDLTLYLKDKFPEVKKVVSFTDFLKRINQVLNAPPEMETPVAVGPVSTVSSAPEESSGLPFSFFEEEKAEEGLFFFEEEGTAEGAASEQASPPPAERAPAPQGVTTLSREEFLTILNQAYALAPRADISAAELVRLINRALNWRGAAYYEIPYDPAKYPVETREELSNLISQYLLLYSGSLSAWIDDAIEPSKAKMTVQLATSSSIRAYEIAREAEEYARAHFPEGYTIRTSGQAKVEYALTDLIVKSQTISIAVSLGLVFLILVVTFRSIAAGIYGLIPLGITVLINFGVMGLAGIRLDIPTSMVASLAIGIGIDYAIHFMNYYHRERISTGDREKATRNSMKGVGKAILFNAVSVAAGFLVLLLSQFVPIAYMGLLIALTMATSSAASITLLPAIFAIKEAAFLRKADTTHETGGTT comes from the coding sequence ATGAAGGTACGCGTCTCCCTTCTCTACCGGCATCCCTGGCTCACCATAGGGATCATCCTGGGCATCACCCTGTTCTTCGCCTTTCAGATCCCCCGTATAGAACTCGACAACGATCCCTTCCACTTCATCCCCGAGGACCATCCGGAACGGATCGCCTTCCAGGAGACCGAGGACCAGTTCGGCGAGGCCCTGGGGATCGTGGTGGGGATAGAGACCGAGGTGGGCACCATCTTCTCGCCCGAGGTCCTCTCCTTCGTGGACGCCCTCACCCGCGAGATAGAGGCACTCGAAGAGGTGGAGGACGTGACCTCCCTCACCAACACCGACTACATCGCCCCCACCCCTGAGGGCATGGAGGTGGTGCCGATCATCGAGGATCCCACCGATCCGTCCCAGATCGCCCGTCTGAAGGAGCGGCTCCTCTCATGGGAGATGTACGAGGGGGTGCTCTACTCCCCCGACTTCAGGGCCACGCAGATCATCGTCCCCATCAGGAGCTCCACCACCGAGGACGAGCGTCAGCACGTCTACTTCGCCATAAAGGAGTTCATCGAGCGGACCCCGCACCCCCACATGCGTACCTACATCGCCGGTACCCCGGCGGTGACGGTGCTCATCTCGAGCAACATGCAGAAGGACCTGGTGCTCCTCATCCCATTGGTGATCGGTGTCCTGGTGTTGGTCCTCGCCCTCTCCTTCCGCAAGCCGGGTGGGGTGATCCTCCCCCTCACCACGGTGATCATCAGCACCATCTGGACCGTGGGGCTCATGGCCCTGCTCGGGATCAAGCTCTCACTCATAGGAACGGTCCTCCCCGTGGTGATGATGGCGGTGGGGAGCGCCTACGGGATCCACATCATAAGCCACTACTACGACCTCATCAGGGAGCGGGGCGGCCAGGTGAGTGAGGAGGAGCACGAGGAGATCGTGGCCTCCATCGTGCGACACATAGGGAAGTCGGTGTTCCTCGCCGCGCTCACCACCATGGTGGGATTCGGCTCACTCGCCTCGAGTCAGGTGCGGCCCATCCAGGAGTTCGGGATCTTCAGCGCCTTCGGCGTCCTGGTGGCCCTCGTGGTGGCCGTGACCTTCATACCCGCGCTCCTCATAGCCCGTCACCGTGCCCTCCAGGTCCGGCTCAACAACAGGAAGGTGGAGAAGGAAGACCTCGCCGACAGGTTCATGCTCTTCCTCTACACCCTCTTCTCGCAGAAGAAGGGGAGCATCCTCCTCTTCGCCCTGGTGGTGGTGATCGTCGGTATCTACGGCACCACGCTGCTCGACAAGGACAACGTACTCATCGACTACTTCCGTCCGGGCACCGAGATACGCGAGGCGGACAGGTTCTTCAGAGAGCGGTTCGTAGGGACCAAGACCTTCGAGATCGTGGTCGAGGGCACGGAGAAGGGGGCGCTCACCAATCCGGAGGTGCTCAAGGCCATGGAGGATCTCACCCTGTACCTCAAGGACAAGTTCCCCGAGGTGAAGAAGGTGGTCTCCTTCACCGACTTCCTCAAGCGGATCAACCAGGTGCTCAACGCACCGCCTGAAATGGAGACCCCCGTGGCCGTCGGGCCTGTGTCCACCGTCTCGAGCGCTCCGGAGGAGTCTTCCGGCCTCCCCTTCAGCTTCTTCGAGGAGGAGAAAGCCGAGGAGGGTCTCTTCTTCTTCGAGGAAGAGGGGACCGCCGAAGGGGCTGCGTCAGAGCAAGCCTCCCCACCCCCTGCCGAGAGGGCCCCTGCGCCCCAGGGGGTGACCACCCTCTCGCGGGAGGAGTTCCTCACCATCCTCAATCAGGCCTACGCCCTCGCCCCCAGGGCCGACATCTCGGCGGCCGAGCTCGTGCGGCTCATCAACCGGGCCCTCAACTGGAGAGGCGCCGCCTACTACGAGATCCCGTACGATCCTGCGAAGTACCCGGTGGAGACCAGGGAGGAGCTTTCCAACCTCATCTCCCAGTACCTTCTCCTCTACTCGGGGAGCCTCTCGGCCTGGATAGACGATGCCATCGAGCCCTCCAAGGCCAAGATGACCGTGCAGCTCGCCACCTCGAGCTCCATACGGGCCTACGAGATCGCGCGGGAGGCCGAGGAGTATGCCCGTGCCCACTTCCCGGAGGGGTACACCATACGGACGAGCGGACAGGCCAAGGTGGAGTACGCCCTCACCGACCTCATCGTCAAGTCGCAGACCATAAGCATCGCGGTCTCGCTCGGGCTCGTGTTCCTCATACTGGTGGTCACCTTCAGGTCCATCGCCGCCGGGATCTACGGGCTCATCCCGCTGGGGATCACGGTGCTCATCAACTTCGGGGTGATGGGGCTCGCAGGTATCAGGCTCGACATCCCCACCTCCATGGTGGCCTCGCTCGCCATCGGTATCGGGATCGACTACGCCATCCACTTCATGAACTACTACCACCGCGAGCGGATCAGCACGGGTGACAGGGAGAAGGCCACGCGCAACAGCATGAAGGGCGTGGGCAAGGCCATCCTCTTCAATGCGGTCTCGGTGGCTGCTGGGTTTCTGGTGCTCCTGCTCTCGCAGTTCGTGCCCATCGCCTACATGGGACTGCTCATCGCCCTCACCATGGCCACCTCGAGCGCGGCCTCCATCACCCTGCTGCCTGCGATCTTCGCCATAAAGGAAGCGGCCTTCCTGAGAAAGGCCGACACCACACACGAGACGGGAGGAACCACATGA
- a CDS encoding response regulator, producing the protein MQRISSFSSPMLLEVLEHVPVGMILLSPEGDILAANGRFFDMVDWTEEELDGVRFPQIIYSSDEPVVSSFIERLARGEVDQASILVRAARKDGSIAWWRLWGFSRGGEVLLGAFDITDQKVTEEHLRKEREEAIRSVQSKSRFLANMSHEIRTPLHTILGMTELLEDTRLDEEQRDYVQQIRFSGEALLALINDILDYSKIEAGKLPMEIIEFDLYEVVEQAVGMVSLQAHKKHLEVVVDIGEEVPRKVKGDPLRIRQILVNLANNAVKFTEKGHVFCRVQLVQERKGVAWVAFTVEDTGIGIPENKKHRLFRVFSQIDESTTRRFGGTGLGLAISKSLVEMMKGEIGVRSKEGEGSSFWFLLPLPIVESYEPPVSLGEVGSLLLVEDYPLTRKVLHRYLQRYFPRIDEASTGAEALRKMRERAERGEIYDLVLVDLTLPGMDGWQFASEVNADRSINDTRMVLMSPMGEGAEAKMKLLKWFDAYLAKPVRKDDLYRTVAKVVNEEMELEAVEEAEGTEGGEETPADAGNYLILVAEDHIVNQELFLTILSRLGYRVELAGNGKEAVEKGLALKPDLIFMDVQMPEMNGYDAARVLREKGYEGPVIAVTASAFREDRERALAAGMSDFLPKPFKKKDLLPVLQKWLSDTGKDRPAPESASTRTAPAAEVGGDDLFDLSGAREAFMDDLDVLSNVIDRFFERLPQQFGRIEEALSSQDIETVRTEAHGIKGGSWNLSMKLLGDLAAEMEAAAKEGDLSRCKQLFPRLKQGFVRTKEYVERSLSPQHS; encoded by the coding sequence TTGCAGCGGATATCCAGCTTTTCTTCGCCCATGCTCCTCGAGGTTCTGGAACACGTCCCGGTGGGGATGATCCTGCTCTCCCCCGAGGGGGACATCCTGGCTGCGAACGGCCGGTTCTTCGACATGGTGGACTGGACCGAGGAGGAGCTGGACGGGGTGAGGTTTCCCCAGATCATCTATTCATCGGACGAACCTGTGGTGAGCTCGTTCATCGAGCGCCTCGCCCGCGGAGAGGTGGATCAGGCGAGTATCCTGGTCCGGGCGGCCCGTAAGGATGGGAGCATCGCCTGGTGGCGACTCTGGGGATTCTCGAGGGGAGGGGAGGTCCTCCTCGGGGCCTTCGACATCACGGATCAGAAGGTCACCGAGGAACACCTTCGGAAGGAGCGGGAGGAGGCGATAAGGTCGGTGCAGTCCAAGTCCCGGTTCCTCGCCAACATGAGTCACGAGATACGCACTCCGCTCCACACGATCCTCGGTATGACGGAACTGCTCGAAGACACACGCCTCGACGAGGAGCAGCGGGACTACGTGCAGCAGATCAGGTTCTCGGGGGAGGCCCTTCTCGCCCTCATCAACGATATCCTGGATTACTCGAAGATAGAGGCCGGAAAGCTCCCCATGGAGATCATCGAGTTCGACCTCTACGAGGTGGTGGAGCAGGCCGTGGGTATGGTCTCGCTCCAGGCCCACAAGAAACACCTCGAAGTGGTGGTGGATATCGGTGAGGAGGTGCCCCGCAAGGTGAAAGGCGATCCCCTCCGCATACGCCAGATCCTGGTCAATCTGGCCAACAATGCGGTGAAGTTCACGGAGAAGGGGCATGTCTTCTGCCGGGTACAGCTCGTGCAGGAGAGGAAGGGAGTGGCGTGGGTGGCGTTCACGGTGGAGGATACCGGTATAGGCATACCCGAGAACAAGAAGCATAGACTCTTCCGGGTCTTCAGCCAGATCGACGAGTCCACCACCAGGCGTTTCGGCGGTACGGGGCTCGGACTCGCGATTTCGAAGAGTCTCGTGGAGATGATGAAGGGTGAGATAGGGGTGAGAAGCAAGGAAGGGGAGGGGAGCTCTTTCTGGTTCCTGCTCCCCCTGCCGATCGTGGAATCCTACGAACCTCCCGTCTCGCTCGGAGAGGTGGGAAGCCTCCTCCTCGTGGAGGACTATCCCCTCACCAGGAAGGTGCTCCACCGATACCTGCAGCGGTATTTCCCCCGTATCGACGAAGCGTCGACAGGGGCGGAGGCACTCAGGAAGATGAGGGAACGGGCCGAACGGGGGGAGATATACGACCTCGTGCTGGTCGATCTCACCCTTCCCGGCATGGACGGATGGCAGTTCGCGAGCGAGGTGAACGCCGACAGGAGCATCAACGACACGAGGATGGTCCTCATGAGCCCCATGGGGGAGGGTGCAGAGGCGAAGATGAAGCTCCTCAAGTGGTTCGACGCCTACCTTGCCAAGCCGGTGAGGAAAGACGATCTCTATCGAACTGTCGCCAAGGTGGTGAACGAGGAGATGGAACTCGAAGCGGTGGAGGAAGCGGAAGGGACCGAAGGGGGAGAGGAAACGCCCGCGGATGCAGGAAACTATCTCATCCTCGTGGCGGAGGACCACATCGTGAACCAGGAGCTCTTTCTCACCATCCTCTCCCGACTCGGTTACAGGGTCGAGCTTGCGGGCAACGGGAAGGAGGCAGTGGAGAAGGGGCTCGCGCTCAAACCCGACCTCATCTTCATGGACGTGCAGATGCCCGAGATGAACGGGTATGATGCCGCCCGGGTCCTGAGGGAGAAAGGATATGAGGGACCGGTGATCGCGGTGACGGCGAGCGCCTTCAGGGAGGACAGGGAACGTGCCCTCGCGGCCGGTATGAGCGATTTCCTTCCCAAACCGTTCAAGAAGAAGGATCTGCTCCCTGTGCTCCAGAAGTGGCTGTCGGATACCGGGAAGGATCGGCCCGCCCCTGAGTCGGCTTCTACCAGGACTGCCCCTGCCGCGGAAGTGGGAGGAGATGATCTCTTCGACCTCAGCGGGGCGAGAGAGGCCTTCATGGATGACCTGGACGTGCTCTCGAACGTGATAGATCGGTTTTTCGAGCGACTTCCCCAGCAGTTCGGCCGGATAGAGGAGGCCCTCTCGAGCCAGGATATCGAGACGGTGCGCACCGAGGCCCACGGGATCAAAGGGGGGAGCTGGAATCTCTCCATGAAGTTGTTGGGCGACCTCGCGGCCGAGATGGAGGCGGCGGCGAAGGAGGGTGATCTCTCCCGGTGCAAGCAGCTCTTCCCCCGTCTCAAACAGGGCTTCGTGCGGACGAAGGAATACGTGGAACGCAGCCTCTCCCCCCAGCACTCCTAG
- a CDS encoding DEAD/DEAH box helicase, producing the protein MQYEELGLHQYIARPLSQSGYLEPWPALIHLMERYRERRDALFDAQYLHARVAAYVSMAYQSLLEHTDKKALILVPIHELENLVHHEAGVIGRYLEYRCGIAGRSEVTRAPERYQLLVGVPRTVRSMMERGQIDPASLTCLVVDETHRMLLDDNLYEVLDLLRPHRSERLTYFFSSALSLEMRNLVWKYADHPEEVRPRPSSSILSGVEERVYHLAGHRKLKALEALLRRFPAHDTIVFTGGDEVSQQVAGALLIGGIKNYCVTGDMPRHRGFLLGEPLGASGRVVVVTSESTSRNLHVPAFSMVVNYQMPVSGDSYLYRIRFLEEGAGPLCVSLVSEADAYDYLETELDMERHFPSFPLDELLDGSLRARERRQRGGSGRKRERRRRPPRGRRAEGAQGKGGERRVKREEIVSSRPPLRGKSLEERVAYYQRKYGERF; encoded by the coding sequence ATGCAGTACGAGGAACTGGGACTACATCAGTACATCGCACGACCGCTCTCTCAATCCGGGTATCTCGAGCCTTGGCCGGCCCTCATCCATCTCATGGAACGGTATCGTGAGAGGCGGGATGCCCTCTTCGACGCCCAGTATCTCCACGCCCGTGTGGCAGCCTATGTGAGCATGGCCTATCAGAGCCTCCTAGAGCATACGGACAAAAAGGCGCTCATCCTGGTACCCATCCACGAACTCGAGAACCTGGTCCATCATGAGGCGGGGGTGATCGGTCGTTACCTGGAGTACAGGTGCGGGATCGCCGGACGGAGCGAGGTGACACGGGCTCCGGAGCGGTATCAGCTCCTGGTGGGTGTTCCCCGGACCGTGCGCTCCATGATGGAGCGGGGGCAGATCGATCCCGCTTCCCTCACCTGCCTCGTGGTCGATGAGACGCACAGGATGCTCCTCGACGACAACCTCTACGAGGTCCTCGATCTCCTTCGGCCTCATCGATCGGAGCGTCTCACCTATTTCTTCTCTTCCGCCCTTTCCCTGGAGATGCGGAATCTCGTGTGGAAGTACGCCGATCATCCCGAGGAGGTGAGGCCCAGGCCCTCCAGCTCCATCCTCTCGGGTGTGGAGGAGAGGGTCTACCATCTCGCAGGGCACAGGAAACTGAAGGCCCTCGAAGCCCTCCTCAGGCGCTTCCCCGCCCACGACACCATCGTCTTCACCGGCGGCGACGAGGTGAGTCAGCAGGTCGCCGGGGCCCTCCTCATCGGCGGCATCAAGAACTACTGCGTCACCGGCGATATGCCCCGACACAGGGGATTCCTCCTCGGTGAACCTCTCGGGGCGTCCGGTCGGGTGGTGGTCGTGACCTCCGAGTCCACTTCCCGGAACCTTCACGTGCCCGCCTTCTCGATGGTCGTGAACTATCAGATGCCCGTCTCCGGCGACTCCTATCTCTACCGGATTCGATTTCTCGAGGAGGGGGCCGGCCCCCTCTGCGTTTCCCTGGTCTCGGAGGCGGACGCCTACGACTACCTGGAGACGGAACTCGACATGGAAAGGCACTTCCCCTCTTTCCCGTTGGACGAACTCCTGGACGGCTCCCTGCGTGCCCGGGAGAGACGCCAGAGAGGCGGATCCGGCAGGAAGAGGGAAAGGAGGCGCCGTCCTCCCAGGGGAAGACGTGCGGAAGGGGCGCAGGGCAAGGGAGGGGAGAGACGGGTGAAGAGGGAGGAGATCGTCTCCTCCCGGCCCCCTCTCAGGGGGAAGTCTCTCGAGGAGAGGGTTGCGTACTACCAGCGAAAGTACGGTGAGAGATTCTGA
- a CDS encoding response regulator: MKLKGDLPVGDQAGKFEGRKPDGTPYKILIADDSIFVTKQLRQILSSAGFEVIGEANTGDEAVELYKSLHPGVDLVTLDITMPRMDGITALKKIMEFDADARVVIISALGRDDLVKTALLEGAKNFIVKPLNREKVLERILIALR; encoded by the coding sequence ATGAAACTGAAAGGTGATCTCCCCGTCGGGGATCAAGCCGGCAAGTTCGAGGGGCGTAAACCGGATGGTACCCCCTATAAGATACTGATCGCAGATGATTCCATATTCGTGACGAAACAGCTGAGGCAGATCCTCTCCTCGGCGGGGTTCGAGGTGATCGGCGAGGCCAACACCGGGGATGAGGCGGTGGAGCTCTACAAAAGCCTCCACCCCGGTGTGGACCTGGTGACGCTCGACATCACCATGCCGAGGATGGATGGTATCACTGCTCTGAAGAAGATCATGGAATTCGACGCCGATGCCCGTGTGGTGATCATAAGCGCCCTCGGACGGGACGACCTCGTGAAGACGGCCCTCCTCGAGGGGGCGAAGAACTTCATCGTGAAACCCCTCAACAGGGAGAAGGTCCTCGAGCGGATTCTCATCGCCTTGAGGTAG
- a CDS encoding putative bifunctional diguanylate cyclase/phosphodiesterase codes for MKTGPWTRFSILGVCLGISFLGYVIFILMGSSLTGVYAVLAGLLPLSLAYFLGVRRVTVVTALLLVGVTEFAASGARGLYLQDVPARYMGDLFLLMGGALLEVIRYLRKEVRERSKEFLFALDTAEEGFFRYTPWRGEFVFSKRYCEHFAPELSPFVPYPARVFFENIHPMDRERVEEIFVSRHWAEGQRFSFECRVRRASGGFLTVKVYGLVYIAENGRRHPVFIGFMEDVTQTRELEERLDELTHRHRISGLETAPRFYERVGARVGRGTEGKLALLVASPEDLSEVTDLYGHEARDLIIKEIADRFLLVKRRGDLLFHIEDQTFVFTLEGASSSGDVALFAQRILDTFARPFFVRGTPVYLSGVVGIALYPENGGSAEVLLQHAEAALHHARRERSGFRFYSQSMLQGAATRLRRMRDLQRALREEELELYYQPLVSSEGVVVGAEALLRWRHPREGLILPSEFVPIAEDTGLILPLGRWVISRAAEAWGRWRREGLSSLTISVNLSPQQIRDRQLVDHLRETLSQHGIPPGYLTLEITERTFLEHMGSREFFSRLEEMGIGIALDDFGTGYSTFQYIKQYPVKAIKIDKSFVQGLPARGEDVAIIQAILTLADGLGLAVIAEGVENEQQALLLRTFNCQVFQGFFYKEPLREEEFIQYVKALHRPPGQ; via the coding sequence GTGAAGACGGGACCCTGGACTCGCTTTTCGATACTCGGCGTGTGTCTCGGTATTTCCTTCCTGGGATATGTGATCTTCATACTGATGGGATCGTCCCTCACAGGGGTCTATGCGGTCCTCGCGGGACTCCTTCCTCTCTCTTTGGCATACTTCCTGGGTGTCCGCAGGGTCACCGTGGTCACGGCCCTGCTGTTGGTGGGCGTGACTGAGTTCGCGGCTTCGGGGGCTCGGGGCCTCTATCTCCAGGATGTGCCGGCCCGATACATGGGAGACCTCTTCCTCCTTATGGGAGGTGCGCTCCTGGAGGTGATACGGTACCTCAGGAAGGAGGTACGGGAGCGGTCCAAGGAATTTCTTTTCGCCCTCGATACTGCTGAGGAAGGCTTCTTCCGCTACACCCCGTGGCGGGGGGAGTTCGTTTTCAGCAAGAGGTACTGCGAACACTTCGCCCCCGAGCTTTCTCCCTTCGTCCCCTATCCTGCGAGGGTGTTCTTCGAGAACATCCATCCCATGGACAGGGAACGGGTTGAGGAGATCTTCGTGAGCAGACACTGGGCAGAAGGACAGCGGTTTTCCTTCGAGTGCAGGGTGAGGAGGGCCTCGGGCGGGTTTCTCACGGTAAAGGTATACGGGCTCGTCTACATCGCGGAGAACGGGCGGCGCCACCCGGTGTTCATCGGTTTCATGGAGGATGTCACACAGACCCGTGAGCTGGAGGAGAGGCTCGATGAGCTCACCCATCGGCATCGGATCTCGGGACTCGAGACCGCTCCGCGGTTCTATGAGAGAGTGGGGGCGAGGGTCGGGAGAGGGACGGAAGGGAAGCTCGCCCTTCTCGTGGCGAGCCCCGAGGATCTCTCCGAGGTGACGGACCTCTACGGCCACGAGGCGAGGGACCTGATCATAAAGGAGATCGCCGACAGGTTCCTCCTGGTGAAGCGGAGGGGGGATCTCCTCTTCCACATCGAGGACCAGACCTTCGTCTTCACGCTCGAGGGGGCCTCCTCTTCAGGGGACGTGGCCCTCTTCGCGCAACGGATACTGGACACCTTCGCCCGGCCGTTCTTCGTCCGAGGCACCCCGGTGTATCTCTCGGGCGTGGTGGGTATCGCCCTCTATCCCGAGAACGGGGGGTCGGCCGAGGTCCTCCTGCAGCACGCCGAGGCTGCACTCCACCATGCACGGAGGGAGAGGAGCGGGTTCAGGTTCTATTCCCAGAGCATGCTCCAGGGGGCCGCCACGAGGCTGAGGCGCATGCGCGACCTTCAACGGGCCCTTCGGGAAGAGGAGCTCGAACTCTACTACCAGCCTCTGGTGAGCAGCGAGGGGGTGGTGGTAGGGGCCGAAGCCCTCCTCCGGTGGCGTCATCCGAGAGAGGGGCTGATCCTCCCCTCCGAGTTCGTTCCTATCGCAGAGGATACCGGTCTCATCCTTCCGCTCGGACGCTGGGTGATAAGCAGGGCTGCGGAGGCATGGGGAAGGTGGAGGAGGGAGGGGCTTTCCTCGCTCACCATCTCGGTGAATCTCTCCCCCCAGCAGATAAGGGACAGGCAGCTGGTGGATCACCTGAGAGAGACGCTCTCTCAGCACGGAATACCTCCCGGATACCTCACGCTCGAGATCACGGAGCGCACGTTCCTCGAGCACATGGGGAGCAGGGAGTTCTTTTCCCGCCTCGAGGAGATGGGGATAGGAATCGCCCTGGATGATTTCGGGACGGGCTATTCCACGTTCCAGTACATCAAGCAGTACCCGGTGAAGGCCATAAAGATCGACAAGTCGTTCGTCCAGGGTCTGCCTGCGAGGGGGGAGGACGTGGCCATCATACAGGCCATCCTCACGCTCGCCGACGGGCTCGGCCTTGCGGTGATCGCCGAGGGAGTGGAGAACGAGCAGCAGGCCCTCCTCCTCCGGACCTTCAACTGCCAGGTCTTCCAGGGATTCTTCTACAAGGAGCCTCTCAGGGAGGAGGAGTTCATCCAGTACGTGAAGGCCCTGCACCGGCCGCCGGGGCAGTGA
- a CDS encoding response regulator, which yields MKKILVIDESSHLRDYLTQKLPEYGFEVISSPSALDGLVKMRNEVPDLVILDSFLSRGSVEEVLDEKSKHPNTKGIPLILTAGAMDKQTLLRLAQKGIRKILTKPLKIDVLLKGISELLGVPVTLDDTPCIIEAHVNEEIVFIEVAQGLNKEKIELLRYKLAELMELYKLKVPRVLVIMSSLEITKEDSLKLAALFHIVLEETKTRPRLVKVLTTSEFVRDYLAHHEEFQKIEVADSLEKVMDALLGEKAEGSGQPAEHILSSQRPDAAREEKFHLRFGAEKVEERGARPAPGTLLGALPRDALFCVVDDDLVIQELVKKAFSDVGITVKAYNNGREFVMDNEGVSRCTLLFLDLLMPQMDGFATMQALKSMGASFPIIVLSALSRRETVLKAVEYGVKSYVVKPLKPELLRRKAVEVLISL from the coding sequence ATGAAGAAGATACTCGTCATCGATGAGTCCTCGCATCTGAGGGACTACCTCACCCAGAAGCTTCCCGAATACGGATTCGAAGTGATCTCGAGTCCCAGTGCCCTCGACGGGCTGGTGAAGATGCGTAACGAGGTCCCCGATCTCGTGATCCTCGACTCCTTCCTCTCGAGAGGAAGCGTGGAGGAGGTGCTCGACGAGAAGTCGAAGCACCCCAACACGAAGGGTATTCCCCTCATCCTCACCGCCGGGGCGATGGACAAACAGACCCTCCTCAGGCTCGCCCAGAAGGGGATCCGGAAGATCCTCACCAAGCCCCTCAAGATCGACGTACTCCTCAAAGGGATCTCGGAACTGCTGGGTGTCCCTGTCACGCTCGATGATACGCCGTGTATCATCGAGGCCCATGTGAACGAGGAGATCGTCTTCATAGAGGTGGCGCAGGGGCTCAACAAGGAGAAGATCGAGCTACTCCGCTACAAGCTCGCGGAACTCATGGAGCTCTACAAGCTCAAGGTCCCTCGGGTGCTGGTGATCATGAGCAGCCTCGAGATCACCAAGGAGGATTCCCTCAAGCTTGCCGCCCTCTTCCACATCGTGCTCGAGGAGACGAAGACGAGACCGCGCCTCGTCAAGGTGCTCACCACCAGCGAGTTCGTGAGGGACTATCTCGCCCACCACGAGGAGTTCCAGAAGATAGAGGTGGCCGACTCCCTCGAGAAGGTGATGGACGCCCTCCTGGGAGAGAAGGCCGAAGGGTCAGGACAGCCTGCGGAACACATCCTCTCCTCCCAGAGGCCCGACGCCGCGCGGGAGGAAAAGTTCCATCTGCGGTTCGGTGCGGAGAAGGTGGAGGAGCGAGGGGCACGACCCGCCCCCGGCACCCTCCTCGGGGCCCTTCCCCGCGATGCACTCTTCTGCGTGGTCGACGACGACCTCGTGATCCAGGAGCTCGTGAAGAAGGCCTTCTCCGATGTGGGGATCACGGTGAAGGCCTACAACAACGGACGCGAATTCGTCATGGACAACGAAGGCGTCTCCCGGTGCACGCTCCTTTTCCTCGACCTCCTCATGCCCCAGATGGACGGATTCGCCACCATGCAGGCCCTCAAGTCCATGGGTGCCTCGTTTCCCATCATCGTCCTCTCCGCCCTCTCGAGGCGGGAGACCGTGCTCAAAGCGGTAGAATACGGGGTGAAGAGCTATGTCGTGAAACCCCTCAAGCCGGAGCTCCTCCGCAGGAAGGCGGTGGAGGTCCTCATCTCACTCTAG